In Haloprofundus halophilus, one DNA window encodes the following:
- a CDS encoding GNAT family N-acetyltransferase, translating to MRVERLDLTAWDNALPSSGFEVFHTSEALKVLREHAPGELRLYGGFKGEQAIALLPLVVRRRSVGTAVFSPPPSMGVPRLGPIMMSPSPKRRKRERVNREFTKEVLDDLGLDASLSLFRMVCGTDYPDPRPYSWNEMRVNPYFTYVLETEGTSTDDLLSSFSKSLRREIRDAEDTDVVIEAVPASEGAKLVYEDAKSRYEEQGEKYQLSWPYVRDLTNALSETDRCRVYLARTPDGEYLSGITALYSNDMAYFWQGGTISEYDGTTVNSLIHWRIIQDIAEGDAPIDSVTAYDLMGANTERLCRYKAKFGAELVPYYTVESSGASMEMAKKAYSLING from the coding sequence ATGAGAGTTGAACGGCTCGACTTGACAGCGTGGGACAACGCGCTGCCGTCTTCTGGTTTCGAGGTCTTCCACACGTCGGAAGCGCTGAAAGTCCTCCGCGAGCACGCACCCGGCGAACTTCGGCTCTACGGTGGGTTCAAAGGAGAGCAGGCGATCGCGCTCCTCCCCCTCGTCGTCCGCCGTCGGTCCGTCGGGACGGCCGTGTTCTCACCGCCTCCTTCGATGGGAGTCCCCCGACTCGGTCCGATCATGATGTCGCCGAGTCCGAAACGACGGAAGCGCGAACGCGTCAACCGCGAGTTCACCAAGGAGGTGCTCGACGACCTGGGTCTCGATGCGTCTCTCAGCCTCTTCCGGATGGTCTGCGGCACCGACTACCCCGACCCGCGGCCGTACTCGTGGAACGAGATGCGCGTCAACCCCTACTTCACCTACGTGCTCGAAACGGAGGGGACGAGTACGGACGACCTGCTGAGTTCGTTCAGCAAGAGCCTCCGGCGCGAGATTCGAGACGCCGAGGACACCGACGTGGTCATCGAGGCGGTTCCCGCATCCGAGGGCGCGAAGCTTGTGTACGAGGACGCGAAGTCTCGCTACGAGGAACAGGGCGAAAAGTACCAGCTGTCGTGGCCGTACGTCCGCGACCTCACGAACGCGCTCTCCGAGACCGACCGGTGTCGGGTGTACCTCGCTCGGACCCCCGACGGTGAGTACCTCAGCGGTATCACCGCGCTGTACTCCAACGACATGGCGTACTTCTGGCAGGGCGGAACGATAAGCGAGTACGACGGCACGACGGTCAACAGCCTGATCCACTGGCGTATCATCCAGGACATCGCCGAGGGCGACGCGCCCATCGACTCGGTCACCGCCTACGACCTCATGGGGGCGAACACCGAACGACTCTGCCGGTACAAAGCGAAGTTCGGCGCCGAACTCGTCCCGTACTACACGGTCGAATCGTCGGGTGCGAGCATGGAGATGGCGAAGAAAGCATACAGTCTCATCAACGGATAA